In Paenibacillus sp. BIC5C1, a genomic segment contains:
- a CDS encoding cytochrome ubiquinol oxidase subunit I gives MDPIMLSRIQYALTTIFHFFFVPLSIGLVLLVAIMETLYVVKGKEVYKTMAKFWGKLFLINFAVGVVTGILQEFQFGMNWSEYSRFVGDVFGAPLAVEALLAFFMESTFIGLWIFGWDRLSKKVHLACIWLVFVGTFLSALWILAANSFMQHPVGFEINNGRAEMNDFFALITNGQLLVEFPHTIFGALMTGAFVVTGISAYKLMKKQDVEIFRKSFNIAIIIGLVSSLGVAFSGHFQAQYLVETQPMKMAASEGTWTTTEDPAPWTVVAFIDPDKQENSGEIKIPGLLSYLSYSKFSGSVKGMKELQAEYEQTYGPGDYIPPVRTTFWSFRIMIAAGGLMILLALYGTFLAMRRKLEGAGKWFMRLMVFAISLPFIANTSGWIMTEVGRQPWTVFGYMTTAAGVSPNVSAGQILFSTIAFTAAYTVLGIVMVYLFVREIKAGPYAVEKPEEHDESADPFGVDGGYSVVTK, from the coding sequence ATGGATCCGATCATGTTATCGCGTATCCAATATGCGCTCACAACGATTTTCCATTTCTTTTTTGTGCCGCTGTCCATCGGTCTTGTGCTGCTGGTAGCGATTATGGAGACGTTGTACGTAGTGAAGGGTAAGGAAGTTTACAAAACGATGGCCAAATTCTGGGGAAAACTGTTCCTGATTAACTTCGCCGTCGGTGTAGTCACAGGCATTCTGCAAGAATTCCAGTTCGGCATGAACTGGTCGGAGTACTCCCGTTTTGTCGGGGATGTATTTGGTGCGCCATTGGCTGTGGAAGCCTTATTGGCGTTTTTTATGGAGTCTACCTTTATTGGACTCTGGATTTTCGGATGGGATCGTTTGTCCAAAAAGGTGCACTTGGCGTGTATCTGGCTGGTATTTGTCGGCACATTCCTGTCCGCGCTCTGGATTCTGGCAGCCAATTCATTCATGCAGCATCCGGTTGGCTTCGAGATTAATAATGGCCGCGCAGAGATGAATGATTTCTTTGCACTGATTACGAATGGTCAACTACTGGTGGAGTTCCCGCACACGATCTTCGGTGCCCTGATGACAGGTGCATTCGTCGTAACCGGGATTAGTGCCTACAAGTTGATGAAGAAGCAGGATGTGGAGATTTTCCGCAAGTCGTTCAACATTGCCATCATTATTGGTCTGGTTTCCTCGCTGGGTGTTGCCTTCTCGGGTCACTTCCAGGCGCAATATCTGGTGGAGACGCAGCCAATGAAAATGGCAGCAAGTGAAGGAACATGGACGACGACGGAAGACCCTGCCCCATGGACGGTGGTAGCCTTTATCGATCCGGACAAACAGGAGAATTCCGGCGAGATCAAAATCCCTGGATTGCTCAGTTATCTGTCCTACAGCAAGTTCTCCGGCAGTGTCAAAGGTATGAAGGAGCTGCAAGCGGAGTATGAGCAAACGTATGGACCAGGGGACTATATTCCACCGGTACGGACAACGTTCTGGAGCTTCCGCATTATGATTGCTGCGGGTGGATTGATGATTTTGCTGGCTCTGTACGGTACATTCCTGGCGATGCGCCGCAAGCTGGAGGGAGCAGGCAAGTGGTTTATGCGTCTGATGGTGTTCGCCATCTCCCTGCCGTTTATCGCCAATACGTCGGGCTGGATTATGACTGAGGTGGGAAGGCAGCCGTGGACGGTATTCGGCTACATGACGACCGCAGCCGGGGTATCCCCGAACGTAAGCGCAGGACAGATTTTATTCTCCACCATTGCTTTTACAGCAGCGTATACGGTTCTCGGCATTGTGATGGTCTATCTGTTCGTTCGTGAAATCAAGGCAGGACCATATGCAGTCGAGAAGCCGGAGGAGCATGATGAATCGGCCGATCCGTTCGGCGTGGATGGGGGTTATTCTGTTGTCACTAAGTGA
- a CDS encoding glycosyltransferase translates to MMLDPKKRIQHVNGPMVHRKIRSETSHTPTETLELPHAEPGDQGDQDAGKHQETGLYREPFTVRRVRKSQGNKLTAMLQVRNERGRYLEEVLGDLSEFVDEIVIVDDASTDGTPDICRAYPKVVRLEVLEKPLFAEEWRLRNALWQAAVGTSPDWLLSVDADELYSMEAKKAIRALINQDHADWIAFRFYDMWGGRTHYREDELWGLHRRHTASLVRYMPGYPYFYPQQNHHVPRLPLPCTVLPGISTELKVQHLGWAGSLEDRVRKYLRYKRIDPHGEWGSLEHYESILDPDPRLIPWKEEQ, encoded by the coding sequence ATGATGCTGGACCCGAAGAAGCGTATACAACATGTGAATGGACCGATGGTGCATAGGAAAATACGATCCGAGACATCTCATACTCCAACTGAAACGTTGGAATTACCGCACGCTGAACCAGGTGACCAAGGGGATCAGGATGCCGGTAAACACCAGGAAACAGGCCTATATAGAGAGCCATTTACCGTTCGTCGTGTTCGTAAAAGTCAGGGCAATAAACTGACCGCTATGCTTCAGGTACGTAACGAGCGCGGGCGATACCTGGAGGAAGTGCTGGGCGACCTGAGTGAATTCGTAGATGAGATTGTCATTGTGGACGATGCCAGCACAGATGGTACACCCGATATATGCAGAGCCTATCCAAAGGTCGTTCGTCTGGAAGTGCTGGAGAAGCCGTTATTTGCGGAGGAATGGCGATTACGCAATGCGCTATGGCAAGCAGCAGTAGGTACCTCACCCGATTGGCTGCTCTCGGTTGATGCCGATGAGCTATACAGCATGGAAGCGAAGAAAGCGATACGCGCTCTGATTAACCAGGATCATGCGGACTGGATCGCTTTCCGCTTCTATGATATGTGGGGCGGACGAACTCACTATCGGGAAGATGAGCTTTGGGGGCTTCACCGACGTCATACCGCTTCCCTGGTCCGTTATATGCCGGGTTATCCTTACTTTTATCCGCAGCAAAATCATCATGTGCCTCGTCTTCCCTTGCCCTGTACCGTACTGCCCGGAATCAGCACGGAATTGAAAGTCCAGCATCTTGGCTGGGCAGGAAGTCTGGAGGATCGGGTTCGGAAATATTTGCGTTATAAACGAATTGATCCACACGGCGAGTGGGGCAGCCTGGAACACTATGAATCGATTCTTGATCCGGATCCCCGACTGATTCCGTGGAAGGAGGAGCAGTGA
- a CDS encoding glycosyltransferase family 4 protein, with product MGVVSILTHSFTDGYNREFSRVFGGGLERYVLDLCSVIRGLGHIPEVHQLSYFEAFQTRTEQIDVYGYAYDMNDVPEAFARMAAAARGPVIYASCLWQPIAYKPGSLGICHGINWDRPALPLETKQQVAEHIQLALDGLVRIVSVDSHFQTFCRAACTFADASQVVLIPNAVDTSYFTPAPPRRTFEHEQEEEWLAAWKKDLAGLEDHAEATVSGLNAASSARGRNDGDGMVRADRSEVTVIAEELDSGNIRQGHIGRQPNELMGEPLKDQGDDTPAAIHVNPSRPLRILYPRRISMERGIIPMMLAADRLLGAFPDLEVEFAGELVEGSTVGRSFRYWHRTHPHADRIIQRTYDFRDIREAYHQADIAVIPTVFSEGTSYACLEAMSCGLPVVASNVGGLNDLIQDGFNGLLVPPGEEALTAALVRLVQDRAERERLGIYARETALSYDISHWRRRWSTVLESFLAEAGLKEGIRG from the coding sequence ATGGGCGTTGTCAGCATATTGACACACAGCTTCACCGATGGATATAACCGGGAATTCAGCCGGGTGTTCGGGGGCGGCCTGGAGCGTTACGTCCTTGATTTGTGCAGTGTAATCCGCGGATTGGGACATATCCCCGAGGTTCATCAGTTGTCCTATTTTGAAGCTTTTCAGACCCGCACGGAACAGATCGATGTATATGGGTATGCCTACGATATGAATGATGTGCCCGAAGCTTTTGCCCGAATGGCTGCCGCAGCGCGAGGGCCTGTGATCTATGCAAGCTGTCTGTGGCAGCCCATTGCCTACAAGCCGGGCAGCCTCGGCATCTGCCACGGGATTAACTGGGATCGTCCCGCGCTACCGCTGGAGACCAAGCAGCAAGTCGCTGAGCATATTCAGCTGGCACTGGATGGACTTGTACGCATCGTGTCGGTGGATTCACATTTTCAGACCTTTTGCCGTGCTGCTTGTACGTTTGCGGATGCCAGTCAGGTCGTGCTCATTCCCAATGCAGTGGATACCTCCTACTTCACACCTGCTCCGCCAAGGCGTACGTTCGAGCATGAACAGGAAGAAGAATGGCTGGCTGCATGGAAGAAGGATCTTGCAGGCCTTGAAGATCATGCTGAAGCTACCGTCTCGGGGTTGAATGCTGCGTCATCCGCGAGGGGAAGAAACGATGGAGACGGCATGGTACGGGCGGACAGATCCGAGGTGACAGTAATCGCTGAGGAACTGGACTCGGGGAATATCCGACAGGGCCACATTGGTCGGCAGCCAAATGAGCTGATGGGTGAACCTTTGAAGGATCAGGGCGACGACACACCGGCTGCAATTCATGTGAACCCATCGCGTCCACTGCGCATTTTATATCCGCGCCGCATCAGCATGGAGCGGGGCATTATTCCGATGATGCTGGCAGCTGACCGACTGCTTGGTGCCTTTCCTGATCTGGAAGTCGAATTCGCCGGGGAGCTGGTTGAAGGCAGCACGGTGGGTCGATCCTTCCGATACTGGCATCGCACGCACCCCCATGCGGATCGAATTATACAGCGCACGTATGATTTTCGGGATATCCGCGAGGCCTACCATCAGGCAGATATCGCCGTGATCCCGACTGTCTTCTCGGAAGGAACATCCTACGCTTGTCTGGAGGCGATGAGCTGTGGGCTTCCGGTTGTTGCTTCCAATGTTGGCGGACTGAATGATCTGATTCAGGATGGCTTCAACGGACTGCTGGTACCTCCAGGGGAAGAAGCGCTGACCGCCGCGCTGGTGCGTCTCGTTCAGGATAGAGCCGAGCGGGAGCGGTTGGGAATCTATGCCCGCGAGACGGCGCTATCCTACGACATATCCCACTGGCGGCGGAGATGGAGTACAGTATTGGAATCTTTTTTGGCAGAAGCAGGATTAAAGGAGGGAATTCGGGGATGA
- a CDS encoding class I SAM-dependent methyltransferase, with protein MMDTPNATDFTESRYIREGDPKTDTLVFPLHPAWWSRPYEYEWARQFARQEDVVLDAACGISHPFKFWLAEHCREVHACDWDERILSREAIRLDIASDFGEQAARDLPESSLDRLHLAQANLAQLPYESEMFDSVFCISVLEHLDTGTMLRAFREFARVLKPDGRLIATFDVPEMRPDLLETIMAVTGLTIEGKLSVKEPDDAIWSDMYGPAIRCFRAVIRKE; from the coding sequence ATGATGGATACGCCAAATGCAACAGATTTCACGGAATCAAGATACATTCGGGAGGGTGACCCCAAAACGGATACATTGGTTTTTCCACTGCATCCTGCGTGGTGGAGCCGTCCGTACGAGTACGAATGGGCACGCCAGTTTGCACGTCAGGAAGACGTCGTACTCGACGCTGCCTGTGGTATATCCCATCCATTCAAATTCTGGCTGGCAGAGCACTGCCGGGAAGTTCATGCCTGTGATTGGGATGAGCGTATTTTGTCCAGAGAAGCGATCCGGCTGGATATCGCTTCTGATTTTGGTGAGCAGGCCGCACGAGACCTGCCGGAATCGAGCCTGGACCGACTGCATCTCGCGCAGGCCAATCTGGCTCAGCTTCCGTATGAATCGGAGATGTTTGACAGCGTATTCTGCATCTCTGTGTTGGAGCATCTGGATACAGGCACGATGCTGCGCGCCTTTCGCGAATTCGCCAGGGTGCTGAAGCCAGACGGACGGTTGATAGCCACGTTTGATGTACCCGAGATGCGCCCTGATCTGCTGGAGACCATTATGGCTGTCACTGGACTTACGATCGAAGGCAAGCTGAGCGTGAAAGAACCGGATGATGCCATCTGGTCTGACATGTATGGCCCGGCAATCCGTTGTTTCCGTGCTGTTATTCGTAAAGAGTAA
- a CDS encoding glycosyltransferase, whose amino-acid sequence MNMQTGISLCMIVKDEAGSLQRCLDAIQDVVDEIIIVDTGSTDETIDIARGHGAVVISAAWTGDFSAARNLSLAAATHPWILVLDADEVWMPTAHNLAEMKRLLEPGQDDVWGYWIQVTSLLGMSGEERVTDAVCRLFRNDPRIAFQGMIHEEVASSILSFAPWGVVDSGLEIIHYGYLEHFIVGKNKPERNMRLIRSALHESPDQPELLYAMAAEWFQQARYDEALRLLQPLLAKLTPECGYHSDLVLKTAYAWRESSRPERALAIVEEWRPLYADFPDLLELGAVLELDQGQDAAALDWLKQAKAAASTASRYTSVSGAGTYRSLTLEGMAHERLGYWQEAAKAYTSALVVQPGSLQAWQRLLLLAAASGRPNVIASAAQRVSLPPAAWQALIPAALDAHRPEWLLRHEASLAAVLRAQPLAAGLALAQLGEEAAARAALQPWATHAQHGPEAALALWALGHKQPGEHRTRAAAGLARGAAASSPARRNARQQAAAPDAARAAEALLRGGAPASCALPAPQAVHAAALALARVGAWAAWLRLLQALPPGQAPALLAALPPAARCGLLRAPASVREGLLALFGTPHGAQQPFTHEVPAMVLAGTLALLAGRQRTARDWAEWAQVTARQPAASGSPATTIPPGLHTLLRLTSPGAASTEAYANQCSMLLVHL is encoded by the coding sequence ATGAACATGCAGACAGGAATCAGCCTGTGCATGATCGTGAAGGATGAGGCCGGGTCGCTTCAGCGATGCTTGGATGCTATTCAGGATGTTGTGGATGAGATCATCATTGTGGATACGGGATCAACGGACGAGACGATCGACATTGCCCGTGGTCATGGTGCGGTTGTCATCAGTGCAGCATGGACCGGAGATTTTAGTGCTGCTCGCAACCTATCCCTTGCTGCTGCCACTCATCCTTGGATCCTGGTACTGGATGCGGATGAAGTCTGGATGCCTACAGCGCACAATCTGGCGGAGATGAAGCGGCTCCTGGAGCCAGGTCAGGACGACGTATGGGGATACTGGATACAGGTCACAAGTTTGCTCGGAATGTCTGGAGAAGAGCGTGTGACGGATGCGGTGTGTCGTTTATTTCGGAACGATCCCCGGATTGCTTTTCAAGGCATGATTCATGAAGAAGTGGCATCTTCAATTCTATCCTTCGCTCCGTGGGGTGTGGTCGACTCCGGGCTTGAAATTATTCATTATGGCTATCTGGAGCACTTTATTGTTGGCAAAAATAAACCCGAGCGAAATATGCGGCTGATTCGCTCCGCTCTCCATGAGTCGCCGGATCAACCGGAACTGTTATATGCCATGGCCGCTGAGTGGTTTCAGCAAGCGAGATACGATGAAGCGCTCAGGCTGTTACAGCCTTTGCTGGCGAAGCTTACGCCGGAATGCGGATATCATTCGGATTTGGTACTCAAAACGGCCTATGCCTGGCGGGAAAGTAGCCGCCCAGAGAGAGCACTTGCTATCGTTGAGGAATGGAGGCCGTTGTATGCTGACTTCCCCGATCTGCTGGAGCTTGGTGCTGTGTTGGAGCTCGATCAGGGACAGGATGCTGCGGCGCTCGACTGGCTCAAGCAGGCCAAAGCGGCAGCATCCACAGCCAGTCGATATACGTCCGTTTCCGGTGCCGGAACGTATCGCAGCCTGACTCTGGAAGGCATGGCCCATGAACGGCTAGGCTACTGGCAGGAGGCAGCTAAGGCTTATACATCTGCGCTCGTCGTACAGCCCGGCAGCTTGCAAGCATGGCAGCGGCTATTGCTGCTGGCCGCAGCTAGCGGGCGGCCGAACGTCATCGCAAGCGCAGCCCAGCGGGTAAGCCTGCCGCCTGCGGCCTGGCAGGCGCTGATCCCGGCCGCGCTGGATGCGCATCGGCCGGAATGGCTGCTGCGCCACGAGGCATCGCTGGCCGCCGTGCTGCGGGCGCAGCCCCTCGCCGCCGGGCTGGCGCTGGCCCAGCTCGGCGAGGAGGCCGCTGCCCGGGCGGCCTTGCAGCCCTGGGCGACGCATGCGCAGCACGGGCCGGAGGCGGCGCTGGCGCTGTGGGCGCTCGGCCACAAGCAGCCCGGCGAGCACCGCACCCGGGCTGCGGCTGGCTTAGCGCGAGGCGCCGCAGCGTCGTCGCCAGCGCGGCGTAATGCCCGCCAGCAGGCGGCCGCGCCAGACGCAGCCCGCGCAGCGGAAGCGCTGCTGCGCGGCGGCGCCCCGGCCAGCTGCGCCCTGCCAGCGCCGCAGGCCGTGCACGCCGCGGCGCTGGCGCTTGCGCGCGTAGGCGCCTGGGCCGCATGGCTGCGCCTGCTGCAGGCCCTGCCGCCCGGCCAGGCGCCGGCGCTGCTCGCGGCGCTTCCGCCTGCGGCCCGCTGCGGGCTGCTGCGCGCGCCCGCGAGCGTGCGTGAAGGGCTGCTTGCGCTGTTCGGCACGCCGCATGGCGCGCAGCAGCCCTTCACGCACGAAGTGCCCGCCATGGTACTGGCGGGCACGCTCGCTTTGCTCGCAGGGCGGCAGCGCACTGCGCGTGATTGGGCCGAATGGGCCCAAGTCACTGCACGGCAACCCGCCGCCTCCGGCAGCCCGGCGACCACCATCCCGCCGGGCCTGCACACCCTGCTGCGCCTGACATCACCCGGCGCAGCATCCACTGAAGCATACGCTAACCAGTGCAGCATGCTGCTGGTTCATCTTTAA